In Chryseobacterium camelliae, one DNA window encodes the following:
- a CDS encoding nitrilase family protein — translation MKITGINLDVIWKNKEANFRNIEQALESQEADIFVLPEMFSTGFCMEASEVADSHEESLSFLRTMAKEKNAAFCGSAPVKQEGKFYNRMYFVHPDGQTDFYDKRHLFSFSGEDEVYTPGKERVIVHYKGFRILLQVCYDLRFPVFARNNDDYDMIIYVANWPEKRADAWEHLLKARAIENLCFVFGLNRIGTDGNDLFYRESSHCFFADGKEIAVKEGNIISADPDLQELLEFRKHFRFLDDRDHFTIKL, via the coding sequence ATTACAGGAATCAATCTGGATGTCATCTGGAAAAATAAGGAAGCGAATTTCAGGAATATAGAACAGGCCCTTGAAAGCCAGGAGGCCGACATTTTTGTCCTCCCGGAAATGTTTTCTACCGGATTCTGCATGGAAGCATCTGAAGTGGCGGACAGTCATGAAGAATCCCTGTCATTTCTGAGAACAATGGCAAAAGAAAAAAATGCTGCTTTTTGCGGAAGTGCGCCGGTAAAGCAGGAAGGTAAATTCTATAACCGGATGTACTTTGTGCATCCTGACGGGCAAACGGATTTTTACGACAAAAGGCACCTCTTTTCTTTTTCCGGAGAAGATGAGGTTTATACACCCGGTAAAGAACGGGTTATTGTTCATTATAAAGGATTCCGGATCCTGCTTCAGGTCTGCTATGATCTCAGGTTTCCTGTATTTGCCAGGAATAATGATGATTATGATATGATCATTTATGTCGCCAACTGGCCGGAAAAAAGGGCAGACGCATGGGAACACCTGCTTAAAGCGCGTGCTATTGAAAATCTGTGCTTTGTTTTCGGCCTGAACAGGATCGGGACAGACGGGAATGATCTTTTCTACAGGGAAAGTTCGCATTGTTTTTTCGCTGACGGTAAAGAGATCGCCGTTAAAGAAGGAAATATCATTTCTGCAGATCCGGACTTACAGGAGCTTTTGGAGTTCAGGAAGCATTTCAGGTTCCTGGATGACCGGGATCATTTTACCATCAAGCTATAA